tgcagttcaaaccgagcatcagtatggggaagaaaggtgatttgagtgcctttgaacgtggcatggttgttggagGGTTggagggctggtctgagtatttcagaaactgctgatctactgggattttcacgcacaaccatctctagggtttacagagaatggtccaaaaaagaaaaaacatccagtgagcggcagttctgtgggcggaaatgcgttgttgatgccagaggtcagaggagaatggccagactggttcgagctgatagaaaagcaacagtgactcaaatagccacccgttacaaccaaggtagccagaagagcatctctgaacgcccagtacgtcgaactttgaggcagatgggctacagcagcagaagaccacaccgggtgccactcctttcagctaagaacaggaaactgaggctacaatttgcacaagctcatcgaaattggacaattgaagattggaaaaacgttgcctggtctgatgagtctcgatttctgctgtgacattcggatggtagggtcagaatttggcgtcaacaacatgaaagcatggatccatcctgccttgtatcaacggttcaggctggtggtagtggtgtcatggtgtggggaatattttcttggcactctttgggccccttggtaccaattgagcatcgttgcaacgccaaagcctacctgagtattgttgctgaccatgtccatccctttatgaccacaatgtacccaacatctgatggctactttcagcaggataatgcgccatggcataaagctggaatcatctcagactggtttcttgaacatgacaatgagttcactgtactccaatggcctccacagtcaccagatctcaatccaatagagcatctttgggatgtggtggaacgggagattcgcatcatggatgtgcagccgacaaatctgcggcaactgtgtgatgccatcatgtcaatatggaccaaaatctctgaggaatgcttccagcaccttgtggtatctatgccacgaagaattgaggcagttctgaaggcaaaagggggtccaacccgttactagcatggtgtacctaataaagtggccggtgagtgtagtcctaagagccctgacagtgtcatacactatgtattatagatatatatagtcctaggagccctgacagtgtcatacactatgtattatagatatatagtcctaggagtcctgacagtgtcatacactatgtattatagatatatagtcctaggagccctgacagtgtcatacactatgtattatagatatatatatatagtcctaggagccctgacagtgtcatacactatgtattatagatatatagtcctaggagccctgacagtgttatacactatgtattatagatatatagtccttggagccctgacagtgtcatacactatgtattatagatatatagtcctaggagtcctgacagtgtcatacactatgtattatagatatatagtcctaggagccctgacagtgtcatacactatgtattatagatatatagtcctaggagtcctgacagtgtcatacactatgtattatagatatatatagtcctaggagccctgacagtgtcatacactatgtattataggtatatagtcctaggagtcctgacagtgtcatacactatgtattataggtatatagtgaTGGGCATGAAGAAATGATAATAGTCACGTATGACAAACTTTGATTAGAATTGTTGCCCACAAAATTTCATATTCCATCCCAACAGTCATTGTCTAAAGATGAATAAACTATGTATGATCAGATGTGAGCATCTTACCATCGACAAGGGCATGGTCTGTCAACCAGTTGCGGCCAAATGCTTCCTCCAGGCTCTCAGCGTGCTTGACAAGAAGGACTTTTTGCAGTGGAGAGAGGGTAACGGGGACAGGAATCTTTTCTGTAAGGTCGTTCATTTTCAGCTTTATAAAGACGGCCAGAAAACAAGAAGAAATATATCTAGAAGTGATTCCCCCAGGAACGGGCCACCATTAGATGATCCAGAGGAATAGAAAGATTTACATTAACCCCTTGAGGACCGGGCCTCACTTTTCAAGACAgatatgtgtcactttatatggcacaagtgattttgagattgtttttcgtGACTTGTTGTggttcatgttagtggtaaatactaatcaatatttttgtaattaatttaattaaaatttgaaaattttgtaaaaaaaaaaattgcaaattttaaaatgtgaaatgctcttctTTTCAGACAGGTAGTCATATCCCCCAGATACACTAataatattatctcccatatctctgctttagaTTGGATCATATTGGATGATTATCTGGAGGAAGCCACAAACCTGCCCTCAGCACATGTCTATATCTAGATGTGCACCAAATCTGCAGCCCTGCCTGACCTAGGACCTAAGTTTGAAGACCAGGAGCCCGACCATTACAGGTGAAGGCCAAGGCAGGAGACTGCTGCACCTATAAGGAGAATGTCCGTCCATCGTTTCCCACATGTTCCGTTCAAAGCCATGATATAAAGGCCGGCCACGAAGGCCACCATTTCGTAGGGATAGAGGACTCAGATCAGATCCCAGACAATGCAATCCTCTGTCCACAGGCAGTCATACATTCATTAATCATCTGTCTACCTACAATCGGCCGCTCTCTTACTATAATTGCAATTATACTAATGAATGGGTTACTTACATGGGGGGCATTTTGGGGCTCCAGGTCCTTCTCTTTCCATTCACTCCGATCTGGGCCAAACCTGTAAGATCTGAATAAATTACCAGAATGAGGTAAGTACATTGTATGGTGACTACAGCCCAGCATGGTGACTCTCAGCATATCATCTTGGACCCTTTTGGGCCTGGGGGAGATCTATGGGTAGCACATGTGTGGGCGTTGCACTATGTGCTCAAAGTTCAGTTGATCTCACCTTTGTTTCACCCAGGTTATGGTCTCTACCTCTTTTTTTACGTAATTCTCAGGGACCAGCCCCCAACATCCAGTGCGGTGAGATGCCGCCATCAGCCATCCTTTTGGATTGTCGGAAACCCCAGTAGTGTCCACAAACACCACATCTCCAACACAGAGCTTCAACTCATCATCGTTCTGGGGCTCAAAGGGAAAAAGTGCCTGAAGGGTCTACAAGAATGGAAAGGAAGAGACTCAGTCATGGCAAAGGGTCAACCGGAGTCAGTAACACATGCCATGGGCGCTGGTGGAAGATGATGTACAATGCTCATAGTGTACCTGCCATTACGCCCACCagtacagtgccagccatagtgcatGCCCGTACAGGGCTAGATATCATGCTTTACTATGCAGTGCCAACTAGCATGGCCTCCAGTAttttgcccccatacagtaccatTCTCCcaactagaggacagataagcaACTGCCGCATGTGAGGGCCAGGATGATCTGCTGTCTTGTATGGTCATATATAAATGGAAGCTGAGTAGTACCTGGTAGTGAACAAATCGCATGTCTCTGGAAAAAATTGCCGCctcccacacacagctctgagttGGGCTGATAGATTTTGCCAAGCGCTCGAGCGTGGCCTGGTGATGTGGAGAGAATTTATGAGCCAGAGTAAGGTGAAAATCTCGAGAGACCGGTTTCACTGAGCAGCCTACAAGGCAAACAGAAGATTCATAAACATTAGACACATCTGGATTTCCCACCAGATCCCCTAATCTTACATAATCCCAGAGCTCAATCTCAGGGGACGTGAatggggttgagcagatcttgagatttcaggatcgattttaaaatctgatttccaatcattttccagccgatcccgattgtgaaatttgctcgatcgccgattgggatccgatctttcctgatcccgattgctcaaccctagtcaatgcttctctatgagaaaagtcacatttagggttgagccgatcttgagatttaaaaatctgatttccgatcattttccagcagatcccaatcgcgatcatgaaatttgctcgatcgccgatcgggatccgatcttttccgatcctgatcgctcaaccctagacgtGATATCTCACAGACAGGACCTAATTCAGACATGGACCCATAAATACAAATATTCTAGACATGGACTATACACAACAGGACCTTATATTTATTACATGAATTCCTTGTTACTTTCCAATTGACCGTGTCTCTTTCCACTAACCTAAACAAAAATTTGCATGAATTGATCTTACCTATTGAAGACCCTTTTCCTTCGTTGAAAAATTAATTGCGTATCAGGTCAAATTAATTGGGGCAGATTAACTAATACAATCTAAAGGTTACACAATGAAAACagtctagacagtcttatactatccaggtttatcacagtgatgTTGGAAGATACAAATGGAAGGTACAAATTACTAAtcttgtgtaatattagacattgTAACCCTAGACttaggcccgtttcacatctgagtttgggtttccgttcgaggAGATGACCCAGCAGCAGCAGAAACAATCactgccaccaccaccaccctaAGAGGCTCTCAAAGGTCTGTCTTGGGCAGACTTTTTGGATGTTGGAACTGCACAGTGGCTGAAATTgctatcaccactgccaccaccctcTTCATCTGATGTCACCTTCTCATCATGTACAAAATCCACAAAATAATCATCATTATCGGCAGTGTCATCATCTTCCCTATTTTTATCTGACACATCATGGCCAAGTACACCCTCAGAATTTCCACCAGATTTCCCCAAAGCTTCCCTACCAAAATGACTAACATTAGTAGTACCACACCTCCTGAcacaactaccaccaccaccagttATCATGTCTTCACCCCCTACTTGCACACAGTGCTGATTGttctcatcaaaaagaggaggaagatggCTCTGACTAGGAAAAATAGATTGCTCATCAGGTCAGTGAAGGATGTGAAGACATGATTGACAGTCCAGGAAGGTCCTGTAGCTTAAGCTATCCAAAGAGTTTTCcctaatacattgcttcatctatCTTGCTCTGTTTGTCTCCTCACTGTTTACAGCTCAATTCTtaggtttcagaccacctctgctcTCTAGCGGCTGTGGCTGGCTGGTGATATCCGGCCACATCTAGTCTTTTCTCTtcactgtgattgacagcttttgtAGTGCACTTGGCAGCTGAGCTCTGAACGGTCTAGAGCAGAGCTGACCAGTCTGTCATGGTGGTCTGGTGGAGGTGTCATCTATTATAGTTATCTGTGGTCTGGTGGAAGCATCATCTGTCGTGGTGGGAGGCAttgtcatacagtgttggccaaaagtattggcacccctgcaattctgtcagataatactcgtgttcttccagaaaatgattgcaagcacaaattctttggtattatcttcatttaatttgtcttcaatggaaaaccacaaaaaagaattgtcaaaaagccaaattggatataattccacagcaaacataaaaagggggtggacaaaagtattggcactgatgcttctctaatttgtgtaattaacagcacctgttaccggaggcacctaacaggttgctatcactaatctgcctgtaattgctTAGATTTGACTATTCTCCCATTCTATTTTTCAGAACTGAGTGCTCTGTATAATGCAGTGAGATAAATCACAGAcccttcactatctccaccattactgtaatgcctTGTGCTCCAGCTTACAGCACTTCCTATAGTGTATATGTCATCAGTATTGCAAGGTGTCctcctaccactgtctattgactGAGTCTGTTAGGTGGTGCTAAAATGTCATAGTCAGAGTCACACATGTCTTTTCTGTATTTCCTGGTCAACATGTGGTGGCAGCCATGTTTGTTGTCTGAGATGAATGGACATTTGTTTGATTTTGTTAAGAATCAAACAatctggaatatttgggtcaaaactGGTTCCCGATGAATCGGTTTTCCCCATCTCTACTCACTAGTTTTGTGGTGGATGAGATCGAAATCTCCTTTCATCTGGTGACAGAATCTTTAGAATCctttaagtataatggaagcccCTTAACATTCTTATCTATACTCACGGCTGGAGTTATATTCTCAGAGTCTATAGGTCTACCTGGTATCGGGATGACCCTCGTGCATAGAAGATCCAGACTGTCCACTttgcactttgcagaaaaaaatcagacacatatacatctactAGAATTCTGGATAATACCACATACTGTAGGTATCAGCATTGGTCAGAATTCACATTACCATGGTCCTATAATCTGTATATCTGACTATTGCTATGATACCTCACCTGTCATGGTGCAAACCTGATGGCAAAATCTCTCCACAAAACTCTTGATGGCGTCTGCAGCTTCCTTGTTCAAGAAGAAGCCAATGAATGAGCTTGATGAATACAAGGACAGAGATACGGTCTGAGGGAAAAGCGTGAGCTCGCCTGCGGCTTTAAGTGCGGCGTAGAGACACTCGACCTTCCCATCTTCACACTGGGCAGAAGAAAAAAATTAGGAGAATTATGTTCACAATATAAGGAGCAATGAAAACCCAGGCCTTAGTCTAAAAGTCCTCATTTCCATGTCTGGGGCTCAACACAGTCAGACTTAGGTAATCTATTATGAGACTGCTTCATATTTCTACATGGTCTTTTTTCGGCTCCCGTACCCACGTAATATTGATATGGCTTCCATGCTTTCCACATGTTAAGTCACTTTGTGACACCCACCACAGATACAAGATGATTTGACAATGACCTGAGATTGGTGAGACTGGTCTGAGGGTCACTGGTAGACTGCAGTCCAATAACTGACCACCACTGGTGTCCAACCTCTACCAGAGACCATCTGTAGAGAGGTCTCATATGCTAAGCTGACCTGTCCTTCAATGGTCTCATTTGCCATTCAGGTAAGGTCTGATAACTGTGAAGGCCTCACCGTGAAGAAGTCACTCAGCGTGATGTGGGGGAAGCGGCCATGAGCTctgtttttcccgcagagctgGAGGCTCTCTGCCTGAAATTGTTGTAATGATGTTCCTAGAGGTCCAGTGGGAACCAAGAACACAGCGTACTCCTGAGGTATCGGGTCATTTAGAGAGGGATCACAGCGATGTTCCTGTAACCTGTGTGGACAAAAGAGCAAATAGAATTAAAATAGACTTACACGGAATACATCACGCTTCATCCATGTCTGCAACCGGACAAACATGTGATTATAGTGGGCCAAGTGCAGGAATGGTGGCCTTACTAGAATCACAATGACGGGTTCCTGCAGCAAGGTCTAGATCTCCATGTGGGGGTTAAAGGATGAAAACCAAGGGATCACTTAGATGTGTACAAAGTCAAACCAGGTTCGTGACACATCGGGGTCATCCCCAATTCACACCTGCTATGTTACCACATGACTGAAGCAGATCCAGGAAAGTTATGTCATCTATCCCAGCAAGAGCCCTTAGCGCCTTGTGGTTTGTTGAAGAAGAAGGATGGACCTGTTGCTTCTGGGCTGACTAGTTATGATGGTGATAATGGTAAGGATGGAGATAATACTGATGATGATGAGGGAGATgctacttatggtgatgatgatgatgatgatggagatgATACTTTTGGTGATGATAATGATGGTAATGATACTTAtactgatgatgatggtggtgatacttatactgatctgatgatgatgatgatgatgatgatgatgatggtgatggtgataATGGtcccagccagtggcgtaactaccaccatagcagcagaggcagctgccacagggcccgggacatttggggcccggtgacagctacccctgctacccccgctcttatcacagacaaactgttgtaactgcgataaggccggggaaagcttgtaggacctgtagctgaaggacctttgtgtgacgtcagccgtcacatgactaggtgggcgtgtctttatagcacgtgcagtcctgcaagagaagaagagaatgagagatgtgctgctaggtactgaaggggaggggtaatgtgagatgcaggatggagagtgtgtgtgagtgtgtatgtatgtgtggaggaggcgagaggacagtgtcctgatatctgtgtatgaggaggggacagtgtcctgatatctgtgtattaggaggagaggggacagtgtcctgatatctgtgtattaggaggagggggaggttagtgtcagtagatggatcagtactgtacacattgtttgtattcagacttgcctgcaattgctgttactaatgactgtctaatagtagtcaggggccgctctgtgtattgtattgtactgaaggggagggagaGGTGAGATGcaagatggagagtgtgtgtctgtgtgtgtatgtatgtgtagtgtggagcaattgaggagcaacagtaacctaggggcagaaatggaggggaggacatgaaaatgggggtagagatgaggggtgcatgaaactggggacagatggagggagggcaatgaaatgtcatgtgacatccgtgtgttattaaagatcgccaacacaaccaaagactgcagtggagccggagacaggtaagtaactttttttttatgtctgtatctcccctcggtctccgattattatactctggggtctgaaaataccccagagtataataattgttcatgggtgtccattatggggcataatcccgtgtgcaggggccacaatgggatgtaatactgtgtgcaggggccactgaaggacataatagagcgcgcaggaatgtggcgtgggggggggggggtcggtcggtcaaggtcttcggtgttggtcaggaaggggggggggccatgtcaaaagttcaccacggggccccaccattcctagttacgccactggtcccagCTCTACCTCTTTCTACAACAGGACATTCTGAACTCTAATGACTGAGTATAATGTGTGCACACAAAGCACCGATCACCAAACCACCCAAATGTCCTCACAACAACACATAGACCAACCAGAAGACTCACCAGCGACCTGCAGCCTGGACCGAACTCCACCCAGTAGAGGCCAAAGCTTTGTACCTGAAAGACACCACCATCAATGAGAACTGCACAACTACTGACAACCATCCTGTAAATATATAATgcctgagaggttgtcacagccccgccccatgttactgacatcactgatataatataatgacagGTGGGGGCGCTCTGGGGCTCCTCTGTGTTTTTCCCATGTTCACACACTGCCTCCCATGTGTTAGTATTACACCTGCAGATATCAGCCATCCTTCATCCAGCAGGGGCTATTCCACcatctgcagggggcgctctctcCCTCGCTCCTGCCCCCTCTCTTATCTTTGGTCTTTATGGATTATACTCACACTTGGTGCTCAGGAAAGCCTTGGCGCACGAGAACTTCTGGCCATGTGTTCTCTGCCCCGGCTCTTCTATGTATCTTGGTGTAGAGCGGAGCCTCAGCCATGTTGCAGCAGAAGATTTGTGACATcctgtggtggaggaggaggtgcGAGCTCACACCTCTGATCTATGTGAT
This sequence is a window from Leptodactylus fuscus isolate aLepFus1 chromosome 2, aLepFus1.hap2, whole genome shotgun sequence. Protein-coding genes within it:
- the LOC142194320 gene encoding ubiquitin-associated and SH3 domain-containing protein A-like codes for the protein MSQIFCCNMAEAPLYTKIHRRAGAENTWPEVLVRQGFPEHQVYKALASTGWSSVQAAGRWLQEHRCDPSLNDPIPQEYAVFLVPTGPLGTSLQQFQAESLQLCGKNRAHGRFPHITLSDFFTCEDGKVECLYAALKAAGELTLFPQTVSLSLYSSSSFIGFFLNKEAADAIKSFVERFCHQVCTMTGCSVKPVSRDFHLTLAHKFSPHHQATLERLAKSISPTQSCVWEAAIFSRDMRFVHYQTLQALFPFEPQNDDELKLCVGDVVFVDTTGVSDNPKGWLMAASHRTGCWGLVPENYVKKEVETITWVKQRSYRFGPDRSEWKEKDLEPQNAPHLKMNDLTEKIPVPVTLSPLQKVLLVKHAESLEEAFGRNWLTDHALVDGVYSRPDINFPVKLPHRDKVEDFLEDPPLSSVGTFQAKIFGEALRDTNLICDSVFCAPALSCIQTAHHILTGMKIEQKVKIFVDKELGLQSQLSSCMRLKELEKNGLNVKAVDSSESDIWRRIQKHLGSLKTPEREKSNRCVTLVVAPASSLALLSRIILGEPVQRSKGSADGPVQVPSLASCLCEEVTAGRWVLKDPPVKGPTHTSNTFVRWDELIKNHQ